One window from the genome of Bdellovibrio sp. NC01 encodes:
- a CDS encoding ABC transporter substrate-binding protein: MPFFLNFLFIGVLVLLGSASSAFAKTLKFSTFPIPLMVESKNSGIFIELTKEIAKRNNLNVEVSVTPPSKSILIFANGKADAWFPAAAVSLPKKSARSIAFYAKTDFIFYRKGKPYKSIAELEGKKVGLTFRYPYMVELTANKKISFDYSSDDISNMKKLSSGQIDAFVVEERSGLKALELSGVKNIEYDVNKPLSRQEIFYAFQDNEEGRALAQTFSKTITKMKSDGAFDSIMSSHQPKILE, from the coding sequence ATGCCATTTTTTCTGAACTTTCTTTTTATCGGCGTTCTTGTACTTCTTGGAAGTGCGTCTTCTGCCTTTGCTAAAACACTTAAATTTTCGACGTTCCCAATTCCTTTGATGGTTGAAAGTAAGAATTCAGGCATCTTCATAGAGTTGACGAAAGAAATCGCCAAAAGAAATAATTTAAATGTCGAAGTCAGCGTGACTCCGCCAAGCAAGTCGATTCTTATATTTGCCAACGGCAAAGCGGATGCATGGTTCCCAGCAGCGGCTGTGAGTCTTCCGAAAAAATCGGCGCGCTCGATTGCCTTTTACGCTAAAACTGACTTTATCTTTTACCGCAAGGGCAAGCCTTATAAATCGATCGCTGAACTTGAAGGAAAAAAGGTTGGACTGACATTCCGTTATCCCTACATGGTGGAATTGACGGCGAATAAAAAAATCAGCTTCGATTATTCCTCTGACGATATCAGCAACATGAAAAAACTGAGTAGTGGGCAGATTGATGCGTTTGTTGTGGAAGAAAGATCGGGTCTTAAGGCTTTAGAATTAAGTGGTGTTAAAAATATCGAATACGACGTCAACAAACCACTTTCACGTCAGGAAATCTTTTACGCCTTTCAAGACAATGAAGAAGGGCGTGCCTTAGCGCAGACCTTTTCAAAGACCATCACTAAAATGAAGAGCGATGGAGCTTTTGATTCAATCATGTCTAGTCATCAGCCAAAGATTTTGGAGTAA
- a CDS encoding outer membrane lipoprotein-sorting protein, with the protein MILLTLLSLFALPRLQTQYSLKQFLPKDNPLLKEDEKSRQAFQLSEVQPFVITAQVAETNDWFDKSRIDALARLTDLLAHFPGVKNTLSLATVQGAINSDQGLSVGPLLKSLPTDKWKSESLSNPLISPTLISKDGKTASIIVNIQLLNNHDLKDLRQNLEVTAQASMPFAKIQIGGTPAVQTDVGALLQSEIRNFVVLGVIACFIVLGLIFANWSPLIISFIVIVCANILVLAIMALAGFPFSILSSTIPILTTVDVVSLCIHTLLRYAEEKKAAPLKSHEEIVRITIRAIIKPNLIASTTTMIGFLSLLTTNVPLIRDYGVTAALSITVGWVVTTALLLPLMLFLRGAKAREWAWSKARWGLYLFRRSGVWTLAILFVSLGLALKGQSLSWSARLFDDLPGNHQVRLSTETIDKKLGGMIPVDIEIEGQQDAWNEPRLIENLDTLLTDIRQTPGVGSVVGLPDLVAAANINHLRLPASRGSTAEIFFLYSLSSESPLKNFLNANSSRTRISVRTQDLPGNELHSLVENLRSKTEKMFPTMSVKVTGMGSTIHHLNNDLSHELIFGFWQSMLAIVVVLMFVFKSLRWALVACIPNLVPPAALLGFLAVSETPIKPSVAIIFSIALGLAFNNTVYLLERLRAIQKNTKSRVLDIEKTLWLEGNPCLISSLTLLAGFSVFMASYFAMNRIFGFYMLLSMLAGLVGDLILLPTMLKSCPWLLSPVKWKKEKIMATTGALILAFSIFAYHHSAKAQPTAGPSSARKPAQTTTAIPSAFTVEQIGKEMNSRITTKDEEFTVHMKIIEADGSSKDREMRIWRISPGKKDHSLMVRMQKPADLKGTALLATLKGDKEDKWVYLPSTKQTRRLTGENSKGGILGSELSAEDFDFNRDQSAATTIKKEFETNGRKYIILESDVTSTSANYSKVQSYVAASEFLPVKAECYDKQGKLLKVIEFSNYKKLAGNKWRAENIKIRNVQNKRGTDITLSDIKLNQGLKASKFTPKSLADD; encoded by the coding sequence GTGATACTGTTAACTCTTTTAAGTCTATTTGCGCTACCGCGTTTGCAAACTCAATACAGTCTGAAACAGTTTCTTCCTAAAGATAATCCCCTTTTAAAAGAAGACGAAAAATCTCGCCAAGCATTTCAACTTTCTGAAGTTCAACCCTTCGTTATCACCGCTCAGGTTGCAGAAACAAATGACTGGTTTGATAAGTCACGTATTGACGCTTTAGCACGCTTGACGGATCTGCTGGCTCACTTTCCTGGAGTTAAAAACACATTAAGTCTGGCAACGGTTCAAGGCGCAATCAATAGCGACCAGGGCTTAAGCGTCGGACCCTTATTAAAAAGCCTGCCGACGGATAAATGGAAATCTGAGAGTTTAAGCAATCCCCTGATCTCCCCGACTTTGATCTCTAAAGATGGGAAGACTGCTTCGATCATCGTTAATATTCAGCTGCTTAATAATCATGACCTTAAAGACTTACGCCAAAACCTTGAAGTGACGGCGCAAGCCTCTATGCCTTTTGCAAAAATTCAAATTGGCGGCACACCAGCTGTTCAGACTGACGTTGGAGCTTTATTGCAATCTGAAATTCGCAACTTCGTCGTTCTGGGCGTTATTGCTTGCTTCATCGTTTTAGGTTTGATCTTTGCGAATTGGTCTCCGCTGATTATTTCCTTTATTGTTATTGTGTGCGCGAACATTTTGGTTTTGGCTATTATGGCCTTAGCAGGATTTCCGTTTTCAATTCTTTCTAGCACCATTCCGATTTTAACGACGGTCGATGTCGTGTCACTCTGTATTCACACGCTGTTAAGGTATGCGGAAGAAAAAAAGGCTGCCCCCCTTAAATCTCATGAAGAGATCGTGCGCATCACAATACGCGCGATCATCAAGCCCAACTTGATTGCTTCCACGACGACGATGATTGGCTTCCTTAGTTTACTGACAACCAATGTTCCATTGATTCGTGATTATGGTGTGACGGCAGCTTTATCGATTACTGTCGGTTGGGTTGTCACAACGGCATTGCTGTTGCCTTTAATGTTATTCTTGCGTGGTGCGAAGGCACGCGAATGGGCCTGGAGCAAAGCGCGTTGGGGTCTTTACCTATTCCGTCGTAGCGGCGTTTGGACTTTGGCCATTTTATTTGTGTCATTGGGTTTAGCTTTAAAAGGTCAAAGCCTGTCATGGTCTGCGCGTCTGTTTGATGACCTGCCTGGAAATCATCAAGTGCGTCTTTCAACAGAAACGATCGATAAAAAATTGGGCGGCATGATTCCTGTCGATATTGAAATTGAAGGCCAACAAGATGCGTGGAATGAACCGCGCCTTATTGAAAATCTGGATACTTTACTGACGGACATTCGCCAAACACCGGGTGTTGGCAGTGTCGTGGGTCTACCGGATTTAGTCGCGGCCGCAAATATCAATCACTTACGTTTGCCGGCAAGTCGCGGTTCGACGGCTGAAATTTTCTTTTTATATTCATTATCCAGTGAAAGCCCTTTAAAGAATTTCTTAAATGCCAACAGTTCGCGCACGCGTATTTCTGTTCGCACCCAAGACTTACCGGGCAATGAATTGCATTCGTTAGTTGAAAATCTTCGCAGCAAAACTGAAAAAATGTTTCCAACGATGTCCGTGAAAGTTACGGGCATGGGATCAACGATTCATCATTTGAATAACGACCTTTCGCATGAACTGATTTTCGGCTTTTGGCAATCGATGCTTGCGATCGTTGTGGTATTGATGTTCGTGTTTAAATCCTTGCGTTGGGCCCTGGTGGCTTGCATTCCAAATCTGGTTCCACCCGCGGCACTCTTGGGATTCTTGGCCGTTTCTGAAACGCCGATCAAACCCAGTGTGGCGATTATTTTTTCTATCGCATTGGGATTGGCATTTAACAATACGGTGTACTTGTTAGAGCGCCTGCGTGCGATTCAGAAAAATACCAAAAGCCGTGTTCTTGATATTGAAAAAACGCTGTGGCTTGAAGGTAATCCGTGTTTGATTTCAAGCTTAACGTTGCTTGCAGGGTTTTCTGTGTTCATGGCTTCGTATTTTGCAATGAACAGGATCTTTGGCTTTTACATGTTATTGTCAATGCTCGCAGGTCTGGTCGGTGATTTGATTCTTCTTCCAACGATGTTGAAAAGTTGTCCGTGGTTGTTGTCACCCGTAAAATGGAAGAAGGAGAAAATTATGGCAACAACTGGCGCTTTGATTTTGGCCTTCTCTATCTTTGCTTATCATCATTCGGCGAAAGCTCAACCGACAGCGGGTCCGTCATCGGCACGCAAGCCTGCACAAACAACGACGGCCATTCCTTCAGCCTTTACGGTCGAGCAAATCGGTAAAGAGATGAATTCCCGCATCACCACGAAAGATGAAGAATTCACAGTGCACATGAAAATCATCGAAGCCGATGGCAGTTCTAAAGATCGTGAAATGCGCATCTGGCGTATTAGCCCTGGAAAAAAAGATCACTCTTTGATGGTGCGTATGCAAAAACCTGCAGATCTTAAAGGAACCGCCCTGCTTGCTACCTTAAAAGGCGATAAAGAGGACAAATGGGTTTATCTGCCATCGACGAAACAAACTCGTCGCTTAACTGGGGAAAACAGTAAGGGTGGCATTCTTGGTTCAGAACTTAGTGCGGAAGATTTTGATTTCAATCGAGATCAATCTGCGGCAACAACCATCAAAAAAGAATTTGAAACAAACGGGCGCAAATACATCATCTTAGAAAGTGATGTCACTTCAACATCCGCGAATTATTCGAAAGTGCAAAGTTATGTGGCGGCTTCAGAATTCTTACCAGTGAAAGCCGAATGCTATGACAAACAAGGTAAACTTCTTAAGGTTATCGAATTTTCGAATTATAAAAAACTTGCTGGCAACAAATGGCGTGCTGAAAACATCAAGATCCGCAATGTGCAAAACAAACGCGGCACAGATATCACCCTGTCAGACATTAAACTGAATCAGGGATTGAAAGCTTCTAAATTTACTCCAAAATCTTTGGCTGATGACTAG
- a CDS encoding ribonucleoside-diphosphate reductase subunit alpha, whose protein sequence is MLETTAHIMRVKKRDGTLEPVDVTKIVERVTRNTQGLTQVDPLRVATKAISGLYDGATTNELDNLCIQTASLLIGEEPEYSRLAARLLSVYVDEEVRSQKIQSFADSVAFGFSAGLLSEETYKFVEAHKAALCAAIEPYRTDRFEYFGLRTVYDRYLLKNPLTRQVFETPQYFFMRVACGLAQSVDEAVEFYRLISSHDYMASTPTLFNSGTQRPQMSSCYLLDSPADDLEAIYKKYTDIALLSKFAGGIGVAYSRVRSRGSLIKGTNGHSNGIIPWLKTMDSSVAAVNQGGKRKGAACVYLETWHADIEEFLELRDNAGDEAKRTHNLNLANWVPDLFMKRVEADAMWSLFDPRVVPHFVDTYGPEFEAAFEEAEAKKLYIKQIKARDLYSRMMKTLAQTGNGWMTFKDASNMKANQTGEKGNVIHLSNLCTEILEVTSSSETAVCNLGSVNLGRHVENGQFNFEKLAKTVRTAVKYLDRVVDINFYPIQTAQDSNHKWRPVGLGVMGLQDAFFQLKLPFDSAAARDLSAKIQEEIYFNAITTSCELAEKHGPHGAYEQTKAAKGLLQYDLWGVTPSQPERFNALKEKIKKHGLRNSLVIAIAPTATIASIVGCYEAIEPQVSNLFKRETLSGEFMQINKYLVSDLKAAGLWNEDLRNEIKLNDGSIDEVAAIPPQLKELYRTVWEIPMKSLIDMAADRGAYIDQAQSLNLFMESPTIGKVSSMYMYAWKKGVKTTYYLRSRPATKIAKTTVKSSGMGALDSQTAANSMDASAGAGSAGATAVAQAEATPKKTYTDAEVIACSLENPEACEACQ, encoded by the coding sequence ATGTTGGAAACAACAGCTCACATCATGAGAGTTAAAAAAAGAGATGGCACGCTTGAGCCGGTCGACGTCACGAAGATCGTTGAGCGCGTTACAAGAAACACACAAGGCCTTACTCAGGTCGATCCACTTCGCGTTGCGACTAAAGCAATCAGCGGTCTATATGATGGTGCGACGACAAATGAGTTGGATAACCTTTGTATCCAAACAGCTTCTTTATTGATCGGTGAAGAGCCAGAATATTCTCGTTTGGCTGCCCGTCTTCTATCTGTCTATGTAGATGAAGAAGTTCGTTCACAAAAAATCCAATCTTTCGCTGATTCAGTAGCGTTTGGTTTCTCTGCGGGTCTTCTTTCTGAAGAGACTTATAAATTTGTTGAAGCTCATAAAGCAGCTTTGTGCGCAGCGATCGAACCTTACAGAACAGACCGTTTTGAATACTTCGGTTTGAGAACTGTTTACGATCGTTACTTGTTGAAAAACCCACTTACACGTCAGGTGTTTGAAACTCCTCAATACTTCTTCATGCGTGTGGCTTGTGGTCTTGCTCAATCAGTTGATGAAGCTGTCGAATTCTATCGTTTGATCTCTTCTCATGATTACATGGCTTCTACGCCAACATTGTTCAACTCTGGTACTCAACGCCCTCAGATGTCTTCTTGTTATCTATTGGATTCTCCAGCAGATGATCTTGAAGCTATCTATAAGAAGTACACAGACATCGCTTTGCTTTCTAAATTCGCAGGCGGCATTGGTGTTGCTTACTCTCGCGTTCGTTCCCGCGGTTCATTGATCAAAGGCACTAACGGTCACTCAAACGGTATCATTCCTTGGTTGAAAACTATGGATTCGTCTGTAGCAGCAGTAAATCAAGGTGGTAAACGTAAAGGTGCAGCGTGCGTGTATCTTGAAACTTGGCACGCAGATATCGAAGAGTTCCTAGAACTTCGCGATAACGCTGGTGACGAAGCAAAACGTACTCACAACTTGAACTTGGCAAACTGGGTTCCAGATTTGTTCATGAAACGTGTTGAAGCTGATGCGATGTGGTCACTATTCGATCCACGCGTGGTTCCTCACTTCGTAGACACTTATGGTCCAGAATTCGAAGCGGCTTTTGAAGAAGCTGAAGCGAAAAAACTTTACATCAAACAAATCAAAGCTCGCGACCTTTACTCTCGCATGATGAAAACTCTTGCGCAGACAGGTAACGGTTGGATGACATTTAAAGATGCATCTAACATGAAAGCGAACCAAACTGGCGAAAAAGGCAATGTGATTCACTTGTCTAACCTTTGCACAGAGATTCTTGAAGTGACTTCAAGCTCTGAAACTGCGGTTTGTAACTTGGGTTCAGTCAACTTGGGTCGTCACGTTGAAAACGGTCAGTTCAATTTCGAAAAATTGGCTAAAACTGTTCGTACAGCAGTGAAATACTTGGACCGCGTAGTTGATATCAACTTCTACCCTATCCAAACTGCTCAAGATTCAAATCACAAATGGCGTCCAGTTGGTTTGGGCGTTATGGGTCTTCAAGATGCGTTCTTCCAATTGAAGTTGCCATTTGACTCTGCTGCGGCTCGTGATTTGTCAGCGAAAATCCAAGAAGAGATCTACTTCAACGCGATCACTACTTCTTGCGAATTGGCTGAAAAACATGGTCCTCACGGTGCTTACGAACAAACAAAAGCTGCTAAAGGTTTGTTGCAATACGACCTTTGGGGTGTGACTCCTTCTCAACCAGAGCGTTTCAATGCTTTGAAAGAGAAGATCAAAAAGCACGGTTTGCGTAACTCATTGGTAATCGCGATTGCTCCAACTGCAACTATCGCTTCTATCGTTGGTTGCTACGAAGCTATCGAGCCACAAGTATCTAACTTGTTCAAACGTGAAACACTTTCTGGTGAATTCATGCAGATCAATAAGTACTTGGTGTCTGACTTGAAAGCAGCTGGTTTGTGGAATGAAGATCTTCGTAACGAAATCAAATTGAACGATGGTTCAATTGATGAAGTTGCTGCGATCCCACCACAATTGAAAGAGTTGTATCGCACGGTTTGGGAAATCCCAATGAAGTCATTGATCGACATGGCTGCTGATCGCGGCGCTTACATCGACCAAGCTCAATCTTTGAACTTGTTCATGGAAAGCCCAACAATCGGTAAAGTTTCTTCAATGTACATGTACGCGTGGAAAAAAGGCGTGAAAACGACTTATTACCTTCGCTCTCGTCCAGCGACTAAGATCGCAAAAACGACAGTGAAATCTTCTGGCATGGGCGCGCTTGATTCACAAACTGCAGCAAACTCTATGGATGCATCGGCTGGTGCCGGCAGTGCCGGAGCGACGGCAGTCGCGCAGGCTGAAGCAACTCCTAAGAAGACGTACACAGACGCTGAAGTGATCGCTTGCTCTCTGGAAAATCCAGAAGCTTGTGAAGCTTGCCAGTAA
- a CDS encoding NADPH-dependent FMN reductase: MKYIIAGTDRPGSNTMKVAKYIQDIYKNLGEKIEIIDLVEVKSHLHTGPHYGQAHERDGLRPYVEKIMSSEGLIVICPEYNGSMPGVLKYFIDHLKFPESFEYRPVCFVGLSAGMFGGLRPVEHLQQIFGYRNAFIFPERVFIMTSHKAIGADGQITDENIKTLLVQQAKNFRRFTEALSVAQLDANSFMASKKS; the protein is encoded by the coding sequence ATGAAGTACATCATCGCAGGAACGGACCGCCCAGGTTCAAACACCATGAAAGTCGCAAAATACATTCAAGATATTTATAAAAACTTGGGTGAAAAGATTGAGATCATCGATCTTGTCGAAGTGAAGAGTCATCTTCATACGGGTCCTCACTACGGTCAGGCTCATGAAAGAGATGGACTTCGCCCTTACGTGGAAAAAATCATGAGCAGCGAAGGTTTGATCGTGATTTGCCCAGAATACAATGGCTCTATGCCAGGCGTTCTGAAGTACTTCATCGATCACTTGAAGTTCCCAGAGTCTTTCGAGTATCGCCCTGTTTGTTTTGTTGGTTTAAGTGCTGGCATGTTTGGCGGTCTACGTCCAGTCGAACACCTGCAGCAGATTTTTGGATACAGAAATGCTTTCATCTTCCCAGAGCGCGTCTTTATTATGACAAGTCACAAGGCCATCGGTGCCGATGGTCAGATCACTGACGAGAACATTAAGACGTTGCTGGTTCAGCAAGCGAAGAACTTCCGTCGTTTTACAGAGGCTCTTTCTGTTGCTCAACTTGATGCCAATTCGTTTATGGCGTCGAAGAAGAGCTAG
- a CDS encoding PilZ domain-containing protein translates to MNLKIWFILNEGQVAGPYSPEEVDSKIGSMPDAQIWGRGHSEWMSPGKWRQTLKDFAPAKADVDSQPLWRIRIDNSEKEPMKYSDLVAYLKNIKDFSSVDLNFQNSGWKEIFSFQKVVDDLEISRRSHPRVPIVGTLVCETTKGDLSCRVISISEGGLGINDAQTLQIGERFPAVLTSPNLYVTVNATCEVVYVGADGYAGLRFVGLPEEFKSSIIEYVNKFATV, encoded by the coding sequence GTGAACTTAAAGATATGGTTCATCCTCAATGAGGGCCAGGTTGCCGGACCTTACTCGCCGGAAGAAGTCGATTCTAAAATCGGCAGCATGCCAGATGCGCAAATTTGGGGACGTGGTCACAGCGAATGGATGTCTCCGGGAAAATGGCGACAAACACTGAAAGACTTCGCACCAGCCAAAGCTGATGTCGATTCACAGCCTTTATGGCGTATTCGTATCGACAACTCTGAAAAAGAACCGATGAAGTATTCTGATTTGGTGGCTTACCTTAAAAACATCAAGGACTTCTCGAGCGTTGATTTGAATTTCCAAAATTCAGGCTGGAAAGAAATCTTTAGCTTTCAAAAAGTTGTCGATGATCTTGAAATCAGCCGCAGATCTCACCCCCGCGTTCCAATTGTGGGCACTTTAGTCTGTGAGACGACGAAGGGTGATTTATCGTGCCGTGTGATTTCTATCAGTGAAGGCGGTTTGGGAATTAACGACGCGCAGACATTGCAAATTGGCGAGCGCTTCCCCGCAGTCCTTACAAGTCCCAATCTTTATGTCACGGTGAATGCGACGTGCGAGGTGGTTTACGTCGGCGCTGATGGTTATGCAGGCTTGCGTTTTGTCGGCCTTCCTGAAGAATTCAAAAGTTCAATCATTGAATACGTTAATAAGTTCGCAACAGTTTAA
- a CDS encoding ribonucleotide-diphosphate reductase subunit beta — translation MILDPGFNLTLRPMKYPVFFEMYKNGIKNTWTVDEIDFSTDLVDLHSKMTPAEKHLISRLVAFFATGDSIVGNNLVLNLYKHVNSPEGRMYLSRQLYEEALHVQFYLTLLDNYIPNPDERAEAFAAVENIPSIKKKADFAFKWIDSINELHTLETKEDRRRFLMNLICFATCVEGLFFYAAFAYVYFLRSKGLLQGLSSGTNWVFRDESMHMAFALEVIKTARKEEPDLFNSQMEDMVTQMLEDAIECEMEFANDVLQLGVAGLSPKDMRQYLEYCADQRLESLNIAPRYNVKNPFAFMELQDMQELANFFERRVSAYQMGVSGAVAFDEAF, via the coding sequence ATGATTCTAGATCCGGGCTTTAACCTTACACTTCGTCCAATGAAGTATCCTGTTTTCTTCGAAATGTACAAAAACGGGATCAAAAACACTTGGACAGTTGATGAAATCGATTTCTCAACAGACCTAGTAGACCTTCACTCTAAAATGACTCCGGCAGAGAAACATTTGATCTCTCGCCTGGTAGCATTCTTTGCGACTGGTGACTCTATCGTTGGTAACAACTTGGTGTTGAACTTGTACAAACACGTGAACTCACCAGAAGGTCGCATGTACCTTTCTCGCCAACTTTATGAAGAAGCATTGCACGTGCAATTCTACCTAACTTTGTTGGATAACTATATTCCAAATCCAGACGAGCGCGCTGAAGCGTTTGCTGCGGTTGAGAATATTCCATCAATCAAAAAGAAAGCAGACTTTGCTTTCAAATGGATTGATTCAATCAACGAATTGCACACTCTTGAAACTAAAGAAGACCGTCGTCGCTTCTTGATGAACTTGATCTGCTTCGCAACTTGCGTTGAAGGCTTGTTCTTCTATGCAGCGTTCGCGTACGTTTACTTCTTGCGTTCAAAAGGTCTTTTGCAAGGTCTTTCATCTGGTACAAACTGGGTGTTCCGTGACGAATCTATGCACATGGCATTCGCACTGGAAGTGATCAAAACAGCACGTAAAGAAGAACCAGATCTTTTCAATTCGCAAATGGAAGACATGGTTACACAAATGCTTGAAGACGCTATCGAGTGTGAGATGGAATTCGCTAACGACGTTCTACAATTGGGCGTTGCGGGTCTTTCTCCAAAAGATATGCGCCAATACCTTGAGTATTGCGCGGATCAACGTCTAGAAAGTTTGAACATCGCTCCTCGTTACAACGTGAAAAATCCATTCGCGTTCATGGAGCTTCAAGACATGCAAGAGCTTGCTAACTTCTTCGAAAGACGCGTTTCTGCTTACCAAATGGGTGTAAGCGGTGCGGTTGCATTCGATGAGGCGTTCTAG
- a CDS encoding MnmC family methyltransferase — protein sequence MKSWKDIGFEIIITNDGSPTLRLLEPTDATVPHGEWMHHSGGACTETNLLYGNPAREVLKKIINPHFLIVGLGMGYIEMVIAREALLLGKKSSDVGLITSYESVPELREFFFAWLYDRPEISPEIRSTYDLALEHVLKEQDFSPDILKGFLRDHFKTVTDIHAALAPDVTLPSRYHGIMYDAFSSKTTPYLWEEEFLKQLLRDGSAEQSMFTTYACRGSLKRALKDQGFAYIRRDGFNCKRNSTLGGKNFSV from the coding sequence ATGAAGTCATGGAAGGACATTGGCTTTGAGATCATTATCACTAACGACGGCAGCCCAACGCTTCGTCTGTTAGAGCCCACGGATGCGACGGTCCCGCATGGTGAATGGATGCATCACTCTGGTGGTGCGTGTACTGAAACTAATTTGCTTTACGGAAATCCCGCGCGCGAAGTTTTAAAGAAGATTATCAATCCTCATTTTTTGATCGTCGGTTTAGGCATGGGCTATATCGAAATGGTCATTGCACGCGAAGCTTTGTTATTAGGTAAAAAATCGTCGGATGTAGGGCTTATCACAAGTTATGAATCCGTTCCTGAGCTGCGCGAATTTTTCTTTGCATGGTTGTACGATCGCCCCGAGATCTCGCCAGAGATTCGTTCAACCTATGATTTGGCGTTAGAGCACGTACTCAAAGAGCAGGACTTTTCCCCAGATATTTTAAAAGGTTTTTTACGCGATCACTTTAAGACTGTGACAGATATTCATGCGGCTCTTGCTCCCGACGTCACTTTGCCTTCGCGATATCACGGCATCATGTATGATGCTTTTAGCTCCAAGACGACGCCTTATTTGTGGGAGGAAGAGTTTTTAAAGCAATTGCTTCGAGATGGCAGCGCAGAACAGAGTATGTTCACGACTTATGCGTGTCGCGGAAGTTTAAAACGCGCCTTAAAAGATCAAGGGTTTGCATACATTCGCCGTGATGGTTTTAATTGCAAACGCAATTCTACTCTTGGTGGTAAAAACTTTTCTGTTTAA
- a CDS encoding TIGR01212 family radical SAM protein (This family includes YhcC from E. coli K-12, an uncharacterized radical SAM protein.) produces the protein MEKGWLGLPYHTISEHYNQLFGEKVYKIPVTVVDNCPNRMGLKGMQTCVFCDVWGSAANKESLTMELRSQIETYHERISRRYNAKAFLIYFQAYTNTFTKVSALRNNFDIALSYPWVKGFTLGTRPDCLSKSVLDLWNEYHERSFVAVEMGVQSFFNDQLEFMRRGHTAEASIEAIHKIADNTKVDLGIHLIFGNPGETDEQIVKTAEIVNSLPITNVKLHNMHVLKNTPLEDMYHRGEFTPIDRETYTQRVELFLQHLSPRFAMHRLAAYSSRWDELVAPEWTKDKMGTHQYIIDQLRAKSAYQSQFFSAQTDADVEAQKFLAKKAQRLF, from the coding sequence ATGGAAAAAGGCTGGTTGGGACTTCCCTATCACACTATTAGCGAGCACTACAATCAACTCTTTGGTGAGAAGGTTTATAAAATCCCTGTCACCGTGGTTGATAATTGCCCGAACCGTATGGGTTTAAAGGGCATGCAGACGTGCGTATTCTGTGATGTATGGGGCTCCGCCGCGAACAAAGAGTCCTTAACGATGGAGCTGCGTTCGCAGATTGAAACGTATCACGAACGAATTTCTCGTCGTTATAATGCCAAAGCCTTTTTGATCTACTTCCAAGCTTATACAAACACGTTCACGAAAGTCTCTGCCCTTCGTAACAACTTCGATATTGCGTTGTCGTATCCATGGGTCAAAGGCTTTACTTTGGGCACTCGTCCCGACTGTTTGTCGAAGTCTGTTTTAGATTTGTGGAATGAGTATCACGAAAGATCGTTTGTCGCCGTTGAAATGGGCGTACAAAGTTTCTTCAATGATCAGTTGGAATTCATGCGCCGAGGCCACACGGCTGAAGCATCCATCGAAGCGATTCACAAAATCGCTGACAACACGAAAGTGGATCTGGGCATTCACTTGATCTTCGGAAATCCCGGCGAAACCGATGAGCAGATCGTGAAAACGGCAGAGATCGTAAACTCTCTACCGATTACAAACGTGAAACTCCACAATATGCACGTTCTTAAAAACACACCTCTAGAAGATATGTATCACCGTGGAGAATTCACTCCGATTGATCGCGAGACCTATACCCAACGTGTGGAGCTGTTCCTGCAACATCTTTCTCCGCGCTTTGCTATGCACAGACTGGCCGCTTATTCTTCACGCTGGGATGAACTTGTAGCACCCGAGTGGACGAAAGATAAAATGGGCACGCATCAGTATATTATTGATCAACTACGAGCAAAATCGGCTTATCAATCGCAGTTTTTCAGCGCGCAAACAGATGCGGACGTTGAAGCACAGAAATTTTTGGCAAAAAAGGCGCAAAGACTTTTTTAA